A section of the Agromyces aurantiacus genome encodes:
- a CDS encoding sensor histidine kinase, protein MTVLDAPLVGRVQPSALRPVFRSLRVGLHVLVVGLTVFVLARAIVSGSPDLVAIAILSIAFLGTYAVGVVTAHQVITPWMRAGWLIMLLGLWLGLSALTPDAAFLAFPLFFLELHVLPARWGVPLVAVTFLVSVWGTTSHLGFEVGSVLGPLISAGVAVIIGLGYRAMAVESRERQSLILDLLATREELAAASREAGTLAERERIAREIHDTVAQGLSSIQMLLHAAERDIADEATRDKLRLARETAADNLQETRRFIRELTPPALDERTLPAALRRLAEATNEQSAQSGARTRISFSMSGEPVALPMSIEATLLRIAQGSLSNVVKHSDASRAEVTLSYLGDEVALDVVDDGVGFDPTSLAGERAGEASFGLRAIRQRAESLGGTADVESRPGGGTALSVRIPAVAA, encoded by the coding sequence ATGACCGTGCTCGATGCCCCCCTCGTCGGACGGGTGCAGCCATCGGCGCTGCGGCCCGTCTTCAGGTCGCTGCGCGTCGGACTCCACGTGCTGGTCGTCGGGCTCACGGTGTTCGTGCTCGCCCGCGCGATCGTCTCCGGCAGCCCCGACCTCGTGGCCATCGCCATCCTCTCGATCGCGTTCCTCGGCACCTACGCGGTGGGCGTCGTGACCGCCCACCAGGTGATCACGCCGTGGATGCGCGCGGGCTGGCTGATCATGCTGCTCGGGCTCTGGCTCGGCCTGAGCGCGCTGACCCCGGATGCCGCGTTCCTCGCATTCCCGCTCTTCTTCCTCGAGCTGCACGTGCTGCCGGCGCGCTGGGGCGTGCCGCTCGTGGCGGTCACGTTCCTGGTCAGCGTGTGGGGCACGACGTCGCACCTCGGGTTCGAGGTCGGCAGCGTGCTCGGCCCGCTCATCTCCGCCGGGGTCGCCGTCATCATCGGCCTCGGGTACCGCGCGATGGCCGTCGAATCGAGGGAGCGGCAGTCGCTCATCCTCGACCTCCTCGCGACGCGCGAGGAGCTCGCGGCCGCGAGCCGCGAGGCCGGCACACTCGCCGAGCGCGAGCGCATCGCGCGCGAGATCCACGACACCGTCGCGCAGGGGCTCTCGAGCATCCAGATGCTGCTGCACGCCGCCGAGCGCGACATCGCCGACGAGGCCACGCGCGACAAGCTGCGCCTGGCCCGCGAGACCGCGGCCGACAACCTCCAGGAGACGCGCCGCTTCATCCGCGAGCTCACTCCCCCGGCCCTCGACGAACGGACGCTGCCGGCCGCGCTCCGCCGGCTCGCCGAGGCGACGAACGAGCAGTCCGCGCAGTCGGGAGCGCGCACGCGCATCTCGTTCTCGATGAGCGGCGAGCCCGTCGCGCTGCCCATGTCGATCGAGGCGACCCTCCTGCGCATCGCGCAGGGCTCGCTCTCGAACGTCGTCAAGCACTCCGACGCGTCGCGCGCCGAGGTCACGCTGAGCTACCTCGGCGACGAGGTCGCGCTCGACGTGGTCGATGACGGCGTCGGCTTCGACCCCACCTCGCTCGCGGGCGAGCGCGCCGGCGAGGCCTCGTTCGGCCTGCGCGCCATCCGCCAGCGCGCCGAGAGCCTGGGCGGCACGG